The DNA sequence TCTGCTGGCAATGCGATCCAGCGCACCTTGCATCAGTGCCTTTTGCTGCGTCGGTATTTTTTGCTGTGTGATGTTGGCGCGCATACGTTAGCCATGGTTTAGTCGCCACGCAGTAATATCCACCGATGTGGTTGGCCGTTTGTTTTGAGTGGAATGTCATGTATAGAGTGGTTTTTGTTGAAGATGATCCAGAGGTTGGCAAGCTTATCGCCGCGTACCTGGGTAAACATGATATTGACGTACGCATCGAGCCGCGCGGAGATAACGCGCTGGCGTTCATCGATCAGCAGCAGCCGGACCTGGTGTTGCTGGACATTATGTTGCCCGGTAAAGACGGCATGACGCTCTGCCGGGAGCTGCGTCCACGCTTCAACGGCCCGATTGTGTTGCTCACGTCGCTCGACAGCGACATGAACCATATTCTGTCGCTGGAGATGGGTGCGGATGACTATATACTGAAAACGACGCCACCGGCGGTATTGCTGGCGCGCCTGCGGCTGCATTTTCGTCAGTACGCCAACACACCGCAGCCAACGGCAGAGAAAAACGAGCCGGTACAAACACAGGTTCAGGTACACAAATCGTTGCATTTCGGTTTGTTGTGTATCGATCCGGTCAACCGGGATGTCACTCTGGCTGATGAAAACATCGCCCTGTCAACGTCCGACTTTGACTTACTCTGGCTACTGGCGACCCATGCCGGGCAAATCATGGACAGGGAAGCGTTGTTAAAAGCCCTGCGCGGCGTCAGCTATGACGGGATGGATCGCAGTATTGATGTAGCGATTTCCCGGCTGCGCAAAAAACTGCACGACAATGCGCTAGAGCCGGTGCGCATTAAAACCGTACGTAACAAGGGATATCTGTTTGCCCCCA is a window from the Dickeya lacustris genome containing:
- the rstA gene encoding two-component system response regulator RstA, with amino-acid sequence MYRVVFVEDDPEVGKLIAAYLGKHDIDVRIEPRGDNALAFIDQQQPDLVLLDIMLPGKDGMTLCRELRPRFNGPIVLLTSLDSDMNHILSLEMGADDYILKTTPPAVLLARLRLHFRQYANTPQPTAEKNEPVQTQVQVHKSLHFGLLCIDPVNRDVTLADENIALSTSDFDLLWLLATHAGQIMDREALLKALRGVSYDGMDRSIDVAISRLRKKLHDNALEPVRIKTVRNKGYLFAPNAWETITP